From a single Terriglobia bacterium genomic region:
- a CDS encoding MFS transporter, producing the protein MRSILRIRPLRLVFTANVISMMGSGMNSAAVMWFVLQATHSEVALGMLVVLQTIPSMLMLPFSGVIIDREDRRHLVMLLDAARALIILTVAVLALAGRVQVWHLYLMNTLVQLGFWMFWPTINALIQELTPPEHYIHSNTFLMAGIQGGFLLSGAVVGFVYNHIHLGGVLLIDVCTYAVSLACYLAVRKGRHVVRPADAAPPDAEGPLARYLHEMRAGIRYLRPRRDVRLLGYSWSLYLGAMMSSVVVMAPLSDRILHAGAIGFGWIYGGWGMGAFLSALYVPVLIRGFGPRRALQIAMATLMIGMAAIPFSRLLAITVLIFMTMGSARGVGGIAISSSMMHLVPKHFMGRVQNTFYFAGTGLQVALAFSAGMIAQRVSLTAAFFLLGIVYALAFISSVWPAPAVSNETESVAAAAAE; encoded by the coding sequence ATGCGCTCCATCCTCCGAATCCGGCCGCTGCGCCTCGTTTTTACCGCCAATGTCATTTCCATGATGGGCAGCGGGATGAATTCCGCCGCGGTGATGTGGTTCGTGCTGCAGGCGACGCACTCCGAGGTGGCGCTGGGAATGCTCGTGGTCCTGCAAACCATCCCCTCGATGCTGATGCTTCCTTTCAGCGGCGTCATCATCGACCGGGAAGACCGCCGGCACCTGGTCATGCTGCTGGACGCCGCGCGTGCCCTGATCATCCTCACGGTAGCGGTCCTGGCGCTCGCGGGCCGGGTGCAGGTCTGGCACCTGTACCTGATGAACACGCTGGTCCAGCTCGGTTTCTGGATGTTCTGGCCGACCATCAATGCGCTCATCCAGGAGCTGACGCCGCCGGAGCACTACATCCATTCGAACACCTTCCTGATGGCCGGAATCCAGGGCGGATTCTTGCTCTCCGGCGCGGTGGTCGGCTTCGTGTACAACCACATCCACCTTGGCGGCGTGCTGCTGATTGACGTTTGCACCTACGCCGTTTCCCTGGCGTGCTATCTCGCGGTGCGCAAGGGACGGCATGTGGTCCGCCCGGCTGATGCGGCGCCACCGGACGCCGAAGGACCGCTGGCGCGTTACCTGCACGAAATGCGCGCGGGCATTCGCTACTTGCGGCCTCGGCGCGACGTGCGGCTGCTGGGGTATAGCTGGTCGTTGTACCTGGGAGCGATGATGTCGTCCGTAGTCGTCATGGCGCCGCTGAGCGACCGCATCCTGCACGCCGGCGCCATCGGGTTCGGATGGATCTACGGCGGGTGGGGCATGGGGGCATTCCTGAGCGCGCTCTACGTGCCTGTATTGATCCGCGGCTTCGGACCGCGGCGCGCACTGCAGATCGCCATGGCCACGCTCATGATCGGCATGGCCGCCATTCCGTTTTCGCGCCTGCTTGCCATTACGGTTCTCATCTTCATGACCATGGGTTCGGCGCGTGGCGTCGGCGGCATTGCCATCTCCAGCAGCATGATGCATCTGGTTCCCAAACACTTCATGGGACGGGTGCAGAATACGTTTTATTTCGCGGGCACCGGGCTGCAGGTCGCTCTCGCCTTCTCCGCCGGAATGATTGCGCAGCGAGTGTCGCTGACCGCAGCATTCTTTTTGCTCGGGATCGTGTACGCGCTGGCGTTCATCAGCTCCGTCTGGCCGGCGCCGGCGGTCAGCAACGAAACCGAATCTGTCGCCGCTGCTGCCGCGGAATAG
- a CDS encoding type II toxin-antitoxin system Phd/YefM family antitoxin: MSKATARKRTTSPSARAVPKKRWQLQTAKAQFSELFRRARSEGPQWVTRQDKEAVVVLPAEEFERLQARSRQPQSLVQFFAESPLAKVAIDLERKPDYGRTVEL, from the coding sequence ATGTCCAAAGCGACTGCAAGAAAACGGACGACGAGCCCTTCCGCAAGAGCGGTTCCAAAGAAACGTTGGCAGCTTCAGACCGCCAAAGCTCAGTTCAGCGAGCTTTTCCGCCGCGCACGATCGGAAGGTCCGCAGTGGGTCACCCGTCAGGACAAGGAGGCGGTGGTTGTCCTGCCGGCGGAAGAATTTGAACGCCTCCAGGCGCGCTCACGGCAGCCCCAAAGCCTGGTGCAGTTCTTTGCCGAGTCTCCGCTCGCCAAGGTCGCGATTGATCTTGAGCGCAAGCCGGACTACGGGCGGACGGTCGAGCTGTGA
- a CDS encoding type II toxin-antitoxin system VapC family toxin, with protein MSGFLLDTSIISELVRPKPEPTVKAWVAATDEDLLYLSVLTLGEIRKGIASLKDASRRVRLETWLDSDLVLRFAGRILPVDQAVADRWGRLAAQAGPKSPLPVIDGLLAATALHHNLTLVTRNTKDVAATGVPVFNPWVA; from the coding sequence GTGAGTGGGTTCCTGCTCGATACCAGCATCATCTCCGAACTGGTGCGGCCCAAGCCCGAGCCTACGGTCAAAGCGTGGGTGGCAGCCACCGACGAGGACTTGCTCTATCTGAGCGTCCTCACATTGGGAGAGATTCGCAAAGGAATCGCCTCACTCAAAGATGCTTCCCGCCGCGTCAGGTTGGAAACGTGGCTCGACAGCGATCTGGTCTTGCGCTTTGCAGGACGCATCCTGCCGGTGGATCAGGCGGTCGCGGATCGCTGGGGGCGCCTCGCCGCGCAGGCCGGGCCAAAATCGCCCCTGCCCGTCATTGATGGACTGCTGGCGGCCACGGCTTTGCACCATAACCTGACGCTGGTGACCCGCAACACCAAGGATGTCGCCGCGACGGGTGTCCCGGTGTTCAATCCGTGGGTGGCTTAG
- a CDS encoding SgcJ/EcaC family oxidoreductase yields the protein MKRDMRRLAKMEAATAAVFQPKKTQIPSFMKIARFSRLLLVGLLLMSPALALAGPAEEANAAIDRWSASYNTNDPAAVANNYWPDAILLGTKSPVISTGTEAIEKYFTDLKLKGSGNKNVIQERHTIPIDDHAVLVTGFYEFTRMQEGKPVPGPSRFTMLVTKRGGEWRIAHHHSSPLVPAAK from the coding sequence GTGAAACGAGACATGCGTCGGCTGGCAAAAATGGAGGCCGCCACGGCGGCTGTTTTCCAACCGAAAAAAACTCAAATTCCGAGCTTCATGAAAATCGCGCGATTTAGTCGACTGCTGTTGGTCGGACTGCTGTTGATGTCGCCGGCCCTGGCTCTGGCTGGCCCCGCAGAAGAGGCCAACGCGGCGATCGACCGCTGGTCGGCGTCGTATAACACCAATGACCCGGCAGCAGTGGCGAATAACTATTGGCCCGACGCAATTCTGCTCGGCACCAAGAGTCCGGTCATTTCCACCGGCACGGAAGCAATCGAGAAATACTTCACGGACCTGAAGCTGAAAGGGAGCGGCAACAAGAACGTGATCCAGGAAAGGCACACGATTCCGATCGACGACCACGCCGTGCTGGTGACCGGATTTTACGAGTTCACCCGGATGCAAGAGGGGAAGCCGGTACCGGGACCCTCGCGCTTTACCATGCTGGTCACGAAGCGCGGTGGGGAATGGCGCATTGCCCATCACCATTCTTCGCCCCTCGTCCCGGCAGCGAAGTGA
- a CDS encoding helix-turn-helix domain-containing protein: MSVAQLRTFREQARLTQQQVAKRLGVSQGYVSLCETGRRTPSSSFMKKLASVYRLPPTALPVHRTDRLSKVDPRELAESLASLGYPGFSYMRSRRKVNPAEVLLAALAQKNLESRLAEALPWLLLRFPDVDNRWLAREAKLHNLQNRLGFVVSLARRLSERTSDSKSLHALAQLQQELEQSRLAREDTFCQESLSEPERHWLREQRSHDARHWNLLTDWTPETIRYAQV, from the coding sequence ATGTCGGTAGCGCAGCTAAGGACATTCCGCGAACAAGCGCGGCTAACTCAGCAACAGGTTGCGAAGCGCTTAGGGGTCTCGCAGGGGTACGTTTCCCTCTGTGAAACGGGCCGGCGTACGCCTTCTTCATCCTTCATGAAGAAGTTAGCAAGCGTGTATCGCCTGCCTCCTACTGCTTTGCCCGTGCACCGTACAGACCGGCTCAGTAAAGTAGATCCCCGGGAATTGGCTGAGAGCCTTGCCTCACTCGGTTATCCAGGGTTCTCCTACATGCGGTCACGCCGGAAAGTGAACCCTGCAGAAGTGCTGCTCGCAGCTCTAGCACAGAAGAATTTGGAGTCGCGGCTGGCAGAGGCGCTGCCTTGGCTTCTGCTCCGCTTCCCTGATGTAGACAACCGTTGGCTCGCGCGTGAAGCGAAACTGCACAACCTGCAAAATCGATTGGGATTTGTCGTATCGTTAGCTCGGAGATTGTCGGAGCGAACTTCCGACAGCAAGAGTTTGCATGCACTGGCGCAGCTTCAACAAGAGTTGGAGCAATCCCGCCTCGCTCGTGAGGATACCTTTTGCCAGGAATCGCTGTCCGAACCTGAACGCCACTGGCTGAGGGAGCAGAGGTCTCATGACGCCAGGCATTGGAATCTGCTGACCGACTGGACACCCGAGACCATCCGCTATGCCCAAGTCTAA
- a CDS encoding transcriptional regulator yields the protein MALTRDFKQTVQVRVKRDSAFRKALLREAIEGFLSGDVETGKTVLRDFINAAVGFTKLGQAMHRSPKSLMRMLGPKGNPHAKNLFAMVAFLQRHERVRLKVQSSSAAA from the coding sequence ATGGCTCTGACGCGAGATTTCAAGCAAACCGTGCAAGTGCGGGTCAAGCGCGATTCCGCCTTCCGCAAGGCGCTTCTCCGGGAAGCGATTGAAGGTTTTCTCTCCGGCGACGTCGAAACCGGCAAGACCGTACTACGGGATTTCATCAACGCCGCGGTGGGGTTTACCAAACTCGGACAGGCGATGCACCGTTCGCCTAAGAGCCTGATGCGCATGCTTGGTCCGAAGGGGAATCCGCACGCCAAGAACTTGTTTGCTATGGTCGCATTCCTTCAGCGGCACGAACGGGTCCGTCTCAAGGTCCAGTCCAGCTCGGCAGCGGCTTAA
- the pilB gene encoding type IV-A pilus assembly ATPase PilB produces MSQRLGDLLVKEKVITQEQLDQALKVQKESGTRLGSILVKLGYLSDEDVTNFLSRQYGVPAINLAYFEIDPTVVKLIPYETAKRYQILPLSRVGASLTIAMVDPTNVFAMDDIKFMTGFNIEPVVASESSILDGIEKAYGASHEEDLEKVMASMTEGGDADVELQAEEEEMGLSELEKAADEAPIVKLVNLILTDAVKKGASDIHVEPYEKEYRVRFRVDGILQTMMSPPMKLKDAITSRIKIMAKLDISEKRLPQDGRIMLKVNLGGRKKQLDYRVSTLPTLWGEKIVMRLLDKENLRLDMTKLGFEPESLVKFEKAILKPYGMVLVTGPTGSGKTNTLYSAISRLNVPDTNIMTAEDPVEFQLAGVNQVQMKESIGLNFAAALRAFLRQDPNIILVGEIRDFETAEIAIKAALTGHLVLSTLHTNGAPETISRLMNMGIEPFLVATSVHMIVAQRLVRRVCGECKAEVELPPQALVEAGFTPAEAKTVKVSKGKGCGVCNNTGYKGRCGLYEVMEIDDEIRELILVGASAVELKKKAVERGMITLRRSGLIKAMAGATTLEEVARETVH; encoded by the coding sequence ATGTCTCAGCGGTTGGGCGACCTGCTGGTTAAAGAGAAGGTAATCACGCAGGAGCAACTGGATCAGGCGCTCAAGGTCCAGAAGGAATCCGGCACCCGCCTGGGGTCCATCCTGGTCAAGCTGGGGTATCTCTCCGACGAGGACGTCACCAACTTTCTCTCCCGCCAGTACGGTGTGCCCGCCATCAATCTTGCCTACTTCGAGATTGATCCGACGGTGGTCAAGCTCATCCCCTACGAGACCGCCAAACGTTACCAGATCCTGCCGCTCAGCCGGGTCGGCGCCTCGCTCACCATCGCCATGGTGGACCCCACCAATGTGTTCGCCATGGACGATATCAAGTTCATGACCGGGTTCAACATCGAGCCGGTGGTGGCGTCGGAAAGCTCGATCCTGGACGGCATCGAGAAGGCGTATGGCGCCAGCCACGAGGAAGACCTGGAAAAGGTGATGGCGTCGATGACCGAGGGCGGCGACGCCGATGTCGAACTGCAGGCCGAAGAAGAGGAGATGGGCCTGTCGGAGCTGGAGAAGGCAGCCGACGAAGCGCCCATCGTCAAGCTGGTGAACCTGATCCTGACCGATGCGGTGAAGAAGGGCGCCAGCGACATCCACGTCGAGCCCTACGAGAAGGAATATCGCGTCCGCTTCCGGGTGGACGGCATCCTGCAGACCATGATGTCGCCGCCGATGAAGCTGAAAGATGCCATCACCTCGCGCATCAAGATCATGGCGAAGCTGGACATCAGCGAGAAGCGTCTGCCGCAGGACGGGCGCATCATGCTGAAGGTGAACCTGGGCGGCCGGAAGAAGCAGCTCGATTACCGGGTCAGCACGCTGCCCACGCTGTGGGGCGAAAAGATCGTGATGCGGCTGCTCGACAAGGAAAACCTGCGGCTGGACATGACCAAGCTGGGCTTCGAGCCGGAATCGCTGGTGAAATTCGAGAAGGCCATCCTGAAGCCCTACGGCATGGTGCTGGTCACCGGCCCCACCGGCTCCGGCAAGACCAACACGCTGTACTCGGCGATTTCGCGGCTCAACGTGCCGGACACCAACATCATGACCGCGGAGGACCCGGTGGAGTTTCAGTTGGCCGGCGTCAACCAGGTGCAGATGAAGGAATCGATCGGGCTGAATTTCGCCGCCGCACTGCGCGCGTTCTTGCGGCAAGACCCCAACATCATCCTGGTGGGCGAGATCCGCGACTTCGAGACGGCGGAAATCGCCATCAAGGCCGCGCTCACCGGTCACTTGGTGCTCTCCACCCTGCACACCAACGGCGCGCCGGAGACGATCAGCCGCCTGATGAACATGGGCATCGAGCCGTTCCTGGTTGCGACCTCGGTGCACATGATCGTGGCGCAGCGCCTGGTGCGGCGCGTGTGCGGCGAGTGCAAGGCCGAGGTGGAGCTGCCACCGCAGGCGTTAGTCGAGGCCGGCTTCACGCCCGCAGAAGCCAAGACCGTGAAGGTCTCCAAGGGCAAAGGCTGCGGGGTGTGCAACAACACCGGCTACAAGGGCCGCTGCGGCCTGTATGAAGTCATGGAAATCGATGATGAGATCCGCGAACTGATCCTGGTGGGCGCTTCCGCCGTGGAACTGAAGAAAAAAGCGGTGGAGCGCGGCATGATTACCTTGCGCCGCAGCGGCCTGATCAAGGCCATGGCGGGCGCGACCACGCTGGAAGAAGTGGCGCGCGAAACCGTGCACTGA
- the tsaE gene encoding tRNA (adenosine(37)-N6)-threonylcarbamoyltransferase complex ATPase subunit type 1 TsaE, with the protein MATGEFTTHSTEETIQLGRQLARELKPPQVVVLRGDLGSGKTTLVKGIAEGFQAAAQEDVTSPTFTLIHEYRGPAINVFHIDLYRIDTERELETLGIDDLYGNSNILLIEWGDKFPRFERERHVEIRFKRLGENERRIRVSGL; encoded by the coding sequence ATGGCCACCGGCGAATTCACTACCCACTCGACCGAAGAGACAATCCAGTTGGGGCGGCAGCTCGCGCGCGAGTTGAAGCCGCCGCAGGTCGTCGTGCTGCGCGGCGACCTGGGCTCGGGCAAGACCACGCTGGTGAAGGGAATTGCCGAAGGATTCCAGGCGGCGGCGCAGGAGGACGTCACCAGCCCGACGTTTACTTTGATCCACGAATACCGCGGCCCGGCCATCAACGTCTTTCACATTGATCTCTACCGCATTGACACCGAGCGCGAGCTGGAGACGCTGGGGATTGATGACCTGTATGGCAATTCCAACATCCTGCTGATCGAGTGGGGCGACAAATTTCCGCGCTTCGAACGCGAGCGGCATGTCGAAATTCGCTTCAAGCGCTTGGGCGAAAACGAAAGGCGAATCAGGGTCAGCGGGCTGTGA
- a CDS encoding enoyl-ACP reductase: protein MKALLEGRTAVVFGVANKRSIAWAIAQQLHGAGARLALTYQNERLALEAKDLVDSLPGTEGFQCDVSNDAEVQRLFEQLKERYGKLDVLVHSIAFAPAAELSRPFVETSREGFRIAHDVSVYSLIALARGAAPLMTEGGSIMTLTYYGAEKVVPNYNVMGVAKAALEATVRYLAADLGKQKVRVNAISAGPIKTLAARGIAGFGDMLKGHVERAPLGRNVEAEEVGKTALYLASDLSTGVTGEVLYVDCGYNIMGF, encoded by the coding sequence ATGAAAGCTCTACTTGAAGGACGCACCGCGGTTGTCTTCGGAGTCGCCAACAAGCGCAGCATCGCCTGGGCAATCGCGCAGCAGTTGCACGGGGCGGGTGCGCGCCTGGCCCTCACCTACCAGAACGAGCGGCTGGCGCTGGAGGCCAAGGACCTGGTCGACTCCCTGCCCGGCACCGAGGGCTTCCAGTGCGACGTCTCCAACGATGCCGAAGTGCAGCGCCTGTTCGAGCAACTGAAAGAACGCTACGGCAAGCTTGACGTGCTGGTGCACAGCATTGCTTTCGCGCCCGCCGCCGAGCTCAGCCGGCCGTTCGTCGAGACCTCGCGCGAGGGCTTCCGCATCGCGCACGACGTCAGCGTCTACTCACTGATCGCGCTCGCCCGCGGCGCCGCCCCGCTGATGACCGAGGGCGGCAGCATCATGACCCTTACCTATTACGGCGCGGAAAAAGTCGTCCCCAATTACAACGTCATGGGAGTGGCGAAAGCCGCGCTGGAAGCCACCGTCCGCTACCTCGCCGCCGATCTCGGAAAACAGAAGGTGCGGGTGAACGCCATCTCCGCCGGGCCGATCAAGACGCTGGCCGCGCGCGGCATTGCCGGCTTCGGCGACATGCTCAAGGGCCATGTCGAACGCGCCCCGCTCGGGCGCAATGTGGAAGCGGAAGAAGTGGGCAAGACGGCGCTCTATCTTGCCTCCGACCTCTCCACCGGCGTGACCGGCGAAGTGCTGTACGTGGACTGCGGCTACAACATCATGGGGTTTTGA
- the secA gene encoding preprotein translocase subunit SecA, whose product MLNTLAAKIFGTRNEREVKRLMPSVEQINALEPQMHGLTDAQLRAKTEEFRKRLAERLEGIEEDDERRTAENQFLQDILPEAFAVVREAGLRTLNMRHFDVQLIGGMVLHAGTISEMKTGEGKTLVATLPVYLNALPGRGVHVVTVNDYLAKRDSEWMGKIYNFLGLSVGVIVHDLDDDERRQAYAADVTYGTNNEFGFDYLRDNMKFEVRECVQRGHNYAIVDEVDSILIDEARTPLIISGASEESTDKYYKVNKIIPKLEKGEEIETAPGEPKQLTGDYVVDEKHKTITVTDEGWEKVEKMLGITNIADPENWDLKHHVDTAVKAHALYKRDVEYVVKDGEVLIVDEFTGRLMPGRRWSDGLHQAVEAKENVKVERENQTLATITFQNYFRMYKKLAGMTGTAETEAPEFDKIYKLEVLVIPTNKPLRRLENADVVYRTEPEKYKAVADHIEELHEKGQPVLVGTTSIEKSERLAEILKKRTVKHVVLNAKYHEREAEIVAQAGRFGMVTIATNMAGRGTDILLGGNPEFMSKQELVKKGIARPLHEVGGEVEAAPSSEETTKFYYQGTEFEAPLDQWHEAFTRYKVETDKEHDQVVDVGGLFILGTERHEARRIDHQLRGRAGRQGDPGESRFFLSLQDDLMRIFAKEWVSTLLQRLGMEEGVPIESRMITRRIEAAQKAVEAQNFEARKHLLEYDDVMNKQREAVYSLRRQLLEGLDQKDLILEDYVAGILSELLDKYAAKDVHPEDWDIKGLKNEIFTRFGVDILKEGVKPESLNRQELGDAVFEKLKQRYEAKEELIKPEQMRYHERMIMLSVLDQQWKDHLLNMDHLKEGIGLRGYGQHDPLVEYKRESFDMFELMMARFEEETVRYLYLMQVIEPTAPAVTIEAGGDGGDGAGRRRRAAATSVDELEEAFQRRKRKELEQARMAGSGEYQPVQQRVRSGAKVGRNDPCPCGSGKKYKKCCGVSA is encoded by the coding sequence TTGCTTAATACCTTAGCAGCCAAGATTTTCGGCACCAGAAACGAGCGCGAAGTTAAGCGCCTGATGCCCTCGGTCGAGCAGATCAATGCGCTCGAACCGCAGATGCACGGCCTCACCGACGCCCAACTGCGCGCCAAGACCGAAGAATTCCGCAAGCGCCTGGCCGAACGCCTCGAGGGCATCGAGGAAGACGACGAGCGGCGCACGGCGGAAAATCAGTTTCTGCAAGACATCCTGCCGGAAGCGTTTGCCGTGGTCCGCGAGGCGGGCCTCCGCACCCTCAACATGCGCCATTTCGACGTGCAGTTGATCGGCGGCATGGTGCTGCACGCCGGCACGATTTCGGAAATGAAGACGGGCGAAGGAAAAACCCTGGTCGCCACCCTGCCGGTGTACCTGAATGCGCTGCCCGGGCGCGGCGTGCACGTGGTTACCGTCAATGACTACCTGGCCAAGCGCGACTCGGAGTGGATGGGGAAGATCTACAACTTCCTCGGGCTGTCGGTCGGCGTGATCGTACACGACCTGGACGACGACGAGCGCCGCCAAGCTTACGCCGCCGATGTCACCTACGGGACGAACAACGAGTTCGGTTTCGATTACCTGCGCGACAACATGAAGTTCGAGGTGCGCGAATGCGTGCAGCGCGGGCACAACTACGCCATCGTCGACGAAGTGGATTCCATCCTGATTGACGAAGCGCGTACCCCGCTCATCATCAGCGGCGCCAGCGAGGAATCCACCGACAAGTATTACAAGGTCAACAAGATCATTCCCAAGCTGGAAAAGGGCGAGGAGATCGAAACCGCGCCCGGCGAGCCCAAGCAGCTCACCGGCGACTACGTGGTGGACGAGAAGCACAAAACCATCACCGTCACCGACGAAGGCTGGGAAAAAGTCGAGAAGATGCTGGGGATCACCAACATCGCCGACCCGGAAAACTGGGACCTCAAGCATCACGTCGACACCGCGGTCAAGGCGCACGCGTTGTACAAGCGCGATGTTGAATACGTCGTCAAAGATGGCGAGGTGCTTATCGTTGACGAATTCACCGGGCGGCTGATGCCCGGCCGGCGCTGGAGCGATGGCCTGCACCAGGCGGTCGAGGCCAAGGAAAACGTCAAAGTCGAACGCGAAAACCAGACGCTGGCCACCATCACCTTCCAGAACTATTTCCGCATGTACAAGAAACTGGCCGGCATGACCGGTACAGCGGAAACGGAAGCGCCTGAGTTCGACAAAATCTACAAGCTGGAAGTGCTGGTCATTCCCACCAACAAGCCGCTGCGCCGGCTGGAGAATGCCGACGTGGTGTACCGCACCGAGCCGGAGAAGTACAAGGCGGTCGCCGACCACATCGAGGAATTGCACGAGAAAGGCCAACCGGTGCTGGTGGGCACCACCTCGATTGAAAAATCCGAGCGGCTAGCGGAGATTCTCAAGAAGCGCACCGTGAAGCACGTGGTGCTGAACGCCAAGTACCACGAACGCGAAGCCGAGATCGTGGCGCAGGCGGGCCGTTTCGGCATGGTGACCATTGCCACCAACATGGCCGGCCGCGGCACCGACATTCTGCTCGGCGGCAATCCCGAGTTCATGTCCAAGCAGGAATTGGTCAAGAAGGGAATCGCGCGCCCCTTGCACGAAGTCGGCGGCGAGGTGGAAGCCGCACCCAGCAGCGAGGAGACGACCAAGTTCTACTACCAGGGCACGGAGTTCGAAGCGCCCCTCGATCAGTGGCACGAAGCCTTCACGCGCTACAAGGTGGAAACCGACAAGGAGCACGACCAGGTCGTCGATGTCGGAGGTTTATTCATTCTCGGCACCGAGCGGCACGAGGCGCGGCGCATCGACCACCAGTTGCGCGGCCGCGCCGGACGCCAGGGCGACCCCGGCGAATCGCGCTTCTTCCTCTCGCTGCAAGACGACCTGATGCGTATCTTCGCCAAGGAATGGGTGTCCACGCTGCTGCAGCGGCTGGGCATGGAAGAAGGCGTCCCCATCGAGTCGCGCATGATTACCCGGCGGATCGAAGCGGCGCAGAAGGCGGTGGAAGCCCAGAACTTCGAAGCCCGCAAACACCTGCTGGAATACGACGACGTCATGAACAAGCAGCGCGAGGCGGTGTACAGCCTCCGCCGGCAGTTGCTGGAGGGATTGGACCAGAAGGACCTGATCCTCGAAGACTACGTTGCCGGCATTCTCAGCGAGCTGCTCGACAAGTACGCCGCGAAAGACGTCCACCCCGAGGATTGGGACATCAAGGGCCTGAAGAACGAGATTTTCACCCGCTTTGGCGTGGACATTCTCAAAGAAGGTGTGAAGCCGGAATCGTTGAATCGCCAGGAGCTGGGCGACGCCGTCTTCGAAAAACTCAAGCAGCGTTACGAAGCCAAGGAAGAGCTGATCAAGCCTGAGCAGATGCGCTACCACGAGCGCATGATCATGTTGAGCGTGCTTGACCAGCAGTGGAAAGACCACCTGCTCAACATGGACCACCTGAAGGAAGGCATCGGGCTGCGCGGCTACGGCCAGCACGATCCCCTGGTGGAGTACAAGCGCGAATCCTTCGACATGTTCGAATTGATGATGGCGCGCTTCGAGGAAGAGACGGTCCGGTATCTGTACCTGATGCAGGTGATCGAGCCTACTGCACCGGCCGTGACTATCGAAGCAGGCGGCGATGGCGGCGACGGTGCGGGACGACGCCGGCGCGCAGCAGCCACCTCGGTGGACGAACTCGAAGAAGCATTCCAGCGGCGCAAGCGCAAGGAGCTGGAACAGGCGCGCATGGCAGGTTCGGGAGAGTACCAGCCGGTGCAGCAGCGGGTGCGCTCCGGCGCCAAGGTCGGCCGCAACGATCCCTGCCCCTGCGGCTCAGGCAAGAAATATAAGAAGTGCTGCGGGGTGAGCGCGTAA
- a CDS encoding type II toxin-antitoxin system VapC family toxin: MAELLDSLPNGSDVLVDANLFVYGLTAKSEQCKRLLGRCSREEVTGITLFEVVNNATHQFMKGEALQKGFCERQPMKYLSEHPEQVKVLTDYWANTQRLLALNLLFLPVERDIVTSAQTERQNAGLLTNDSVIVAAMRGYGITRIATSDRQFDTVAGITVFSPNDLP; this comes from the coding sequence GTGGCCGAGCTTTTGGACAGTCTTCCAAACGGAAGTGATGTGCTCGTTGATGCCAATTTGTTCGTTTATGGTCTAACCGCCAAATCCGAACAGTGCAAGAGATTGCTTGGGCGCTGCTCAAGGGAAGAAGTCACGGGAATAACTCTTTTCGAAGTGGTAAATAACGCGACGCACCAATTCATGAAAGGCGAAGCGTTGCAGAAGGGATTCTGTGAGCGGCAGCCTATGAAATACTTGTCTGAACATCCGGAACAAGTGAAAGTGCTCACAGACTACTGGGCCAACACTCAAAGGCTTCTAGCTTTGAATCTGCTATTCTTGCCGGTCGAACGGGACATTGTGACAAGCGCACAAACTGAAAGACAGAATGCTGGATTGCTGACAAATGACTCCGTAATCGTCGCTGCCATGAGGGGGTACGGGATTACCCGCATTGCAACCAGCGACCGACAGTTCGATACCGTTGCAGGAATAACTGTCTTTTCACCGAATGACCTTCCCTAG